One Vitis riparia cultivar Riparia Gloire de Montpellier isolate 1030 chromosome 4, EGFV_Vit.rip_1.0, whole genome shotgun sequence genomic window carries:
- the LOC117912055 gene encoding transmembrane protein 208 homolog yields the protein MANQGAKKRKEENSRHMTKLLRLIIACNVIYVLVRMLFFYSTFTWKHWIGLLLTTAAYVIPYRQLASMAKPAYHDDGELLDGGFDMSTGGVCGYLHDVIYITSFVQIMSIISEKFWYTYLVIPAFGGYKIFGLTRGLLSQSSEGATEDEKTRKKREKMERKASKVKIMKTRTR from the exons ATGGCGAACCAAGGCGCCAAGAAGCGTAAGGAGGAGAACAGTCGCCACATGACTAAGCTTCTTCGCCTCATCATCGCCTGTAAT GTTATATATGTGTTGGTGAGGATGCTGTTCTTCTATTCCACCTTCACCTGGAAGCATTGGATTGGCCTGTTGTTGACCACTGCAGCCTATGTGATCCCCTATCGGCAACTTGCCTCAATGGCAAAACCTGCCTATCATGATGATGGGGAGCTTTTGGATGGAGGATTTGACATGAGTACTGGTGGAGTTTGTGG TTATTTACATGATGTAATCTACATTACAAGCTTTGTGCAAATCATGTCCATCATCTCTGAAAAGTTTTGGTACACGTATCTGGTG ATACCAGCATTTGGAGGCTATAAGATTTTTGGTCTCACCAGGGGACTTTTGTCACAAAGTTCGGAG GGAGCCACGGAAGATGAGAAGACTCgcaagaagagagagaaaatggagaggaaggcttcaaaagtcaaaatcatGAAGACAAGGACTAGATAG
- the LOC117913222 gene encoding protein ROOT PRIMORDIUM DEFECTIVE 1-like: protein MATHHIFKRILLHPPSTSVRFKTTSVQYVASRARDPTFEKLMDNYKNLLKVIAVQDLILANPKNPTVSLQFLSNLSQKLHLNRGAASFLRKYPHIFHIFYDPSKSLPFCKLTDAAIKIARLEAAAIRGSMPIVVDRLVRLLSMSTVARSLPLRAIFKVWRELGLPDDFEDSVILQNPHLFKLCDGNEPNTHLLKLVSVIPSGNLRAAVENWRIMECCKEDCGSSVDPLELRFSFKHGFPPGMRLGKNFKAKVKEWQRLPYVGPYEEMGEKKKSKSGIMGLEKRAVAIVHEFLSLTVEKTVEVEKISHFRKWFGIDLNIRDLFLDHPGMFYLSTKGKRHTVFLREAYERGCLIDPNPVYDARRKLLDLVVLGRHGLFSSDSTLQDMDSCEEGKLQEEGGNG from the coding sequence ATGGCCACCCACCACATTTTCAAACGCATTCTTCTTCATCCTCCCTCCACATCCGTCCGATTCAAAACCACCTCAGTCCAATATGTAGCCTCCAGAGCCAGAGATCCCACATTCGAGAAGCTCATGGACAACTACAAAAACCTACTCAAAGTCATCGCCGTTCAAGACCTCATCCTTGCAAACCCTAAAAACCCCACTGTCTCCCTCCAATTCCTCTCCAATCTCTCCCAAAAACTCCACCTCAACCGCGGTGCTGCCTCCTTCCTCCGCAAATACCCCCATATTTTCCACATTTTCTATGACCCATCCAAGTCCCTGCCCTTCTGCAAATTGACTGACGCCGCAATCAAAATTGCCCGCCTAGAAGCGGCTGCAATACGCGGTTCGATGCCCATTGTGGTGGACCGGTTGGTTCGGCTGCTGTCCATGTCCACGGTGGCGAGATCGTTGCCGCTTCGAGCGATTTTCAAGGTTTGGAGGGAGCTTGGCCTTCCTGATGATTTCGAGGACTCGGTAATATTGCAAAACCCCCATCTTTTTAAGCTTTGTGATGGCAATGAACCGAATACTCATTTGTTGAAGCTTGTAAGTGTAATTCCTAGTGGTAATTTGAGGGCTGCAGTTGAGAATTGGAGGATTATGGAGTGTTGTAAGGAGGATTGTGGTTCTAGTGTTGATCCACTCGAACTTCGGTTTAGTTTCAAGCATGGGTTTCCTCCGGGAATGAGGTTGGGGAAGAACTTTAAGGCCAAGGTTAAGGAGTGGCAGAGGCTGCCGTATGTGGGGCCGTATGAGGAAATGGGGGAGAAGAAGAAGTCTAAGTCTGGAATCATGGGGTTGGAGAAACGGGCAGTTGCAATTGTTCATGAATTTTTGAGTTTGACAGTGGAGAAGACGGTGGAAGTGGAGAAGATTAGTCATTTTAGGAAATGGTTTGGGATTGATTTGAATATAAGGGATTTGTTTTTGGACCACCCTGGGATGTTTTATTTGTCAACCAAGGGAAAGAGGCATACGGTTTTTTTGAGAGAAGCTTATGAAAGGGGTTGTTTGATTGATCCAAATCCTGTGTATGATGCTAGGAGGAAGCTTCTTGATCTTGTTGTTTTGGGACGCCATGGATTATTTTCCAGTGATTCAACACTCCAGGACATGGATAGTTGTGAGGAGGGTAAGTTGCAAGAGGAGGGCGGCAACGGTTGA